In one Nitrososphaera viennensis EN76 genomic region, the following are encoded:
- a CDS encoding coiled-coil protein — MSTATTANNNSEADPNMKTLLEFKKTVVDEQKQGDKKIEEINTRLEAVKKQIDEERMQLDELRTKLKSVNEEKDADYPKFVELRNSLIEAKNQMKSLDDKVGQAKSRKDRNEIHGLTKALEQIERDIQTKKLSKEEERKLVARSKEIATKLHTLKMMHKKEDQYREMSTQYDELKGRVNKIFRQKEEFGNKIGKLKESIESLVNTREALYEERRQAIHTVREAAAKLEMIETQLNAIAFKKNRVAQSETRQKKTKEMEERRVARQEAMQERVRRDKEYQERWNALKEAAMKKMSSGEKLTFDEMKLIFGDSAQE; from the coding sequence TTGAGTACAGCAACAACAGCAAACAACAATTCTGAAGCGGATCCGAACATGAAGACGCTGCTAGAGTTCAAAAAGACAGTGGTCGACGAGCAGAAGCAAGGCGACAAGAAAATCGAGGAAATAAACACGCGGCTTGAAGCCGTCAAGAAGCAGATAGACGAGGAGAGGATGCAGCTTGACGAGCTGCGCACCAAGCTCAAGAGCGTCAATGAGGAAAAGGATGCCGATTATCCCAAGTTTGTCGAACTGCGCAACAGCCTCATTGAGGCCAAGAACCAGATGAAGTCGCTGGACGACAAGGTCGGCCAGGCCAAGTCCCGCAAGGACAGAAACGAAATCCACGGCCTTACAAAGGCGCTTGAGCAGATAGAGCGCGACATACAGACCAAAAAACTGTCCAAGGAAGAGGAGCGCAAGCTGGTCGCGCGTTCAAAAGAGATCGCAACGAAACTTCACACTCTAAAGATGATGCACAAGAAGGAGGACCAGTACCGCGAAATGTCCACCCAGTACGACGAGCTGAAAGGCCGCGTCAACAAGATCTTCCGCCAGAAGGAAGAGTTTGGCAACAAGATAGGCAAGCTCAAGGAAAGCATCGAAAGCTTGGTGAACACGCGCGAGGCGCTCTACGAGGAGCGCAGGCAGGCCATCCACACTGTGCGCGAGGCAGCGGCAAAACTCGAAATGATCGAGACGCAGCTCAATGCCATTGCGTTCAAGAAGAACCGCGTGGCGCAGAGTGAGACGAGGCAGAAAAAGACAAAGGAGATGGAAGAGCGCAGGGTTGCACGCCAGGAGGCCATGCAAGAGCGCGTAAGGCGCGACAAGGAATACCAGGAGCGCTGGAACGCCCTAAAGGAAGCCGCGATGAAAAAGATGTCTTCCGGCGAGAAACTGACGTTTGACGAAATGAAGCTGATATTCGGCGATTCCGCACAGGAATAA
- a CDS encoding BUD32 family EKC/KEOPS complex subunit yields the protein MQCTHTRHASVYFVNWQRDISVEERDGRKVVVKRNKPTKAFHEYILLCTYTFISIFLAHPSAPPAAGDIARNEGKEMRSALEKAGIPTPRLVSMTEKELVEEYVDGGDLYRALAAGAGSALAQEAGRLTALAHAAGFAFTDNKAQNFLVQGKSLLRTDLAFLQKSSSTFARSMDAGSFLASVVDLPSYREIEQAFYRGYRLELGKNLPYLSLVIRNILTPGFSADGKIALRNMMLDSSGVIG from the coding sequence ATGCAATGCACGCACACACGTCATGCAAGCGTGTATTTCGTCAACTGGCAGCGCGACATTTCAGTGGAAGAACGCGACGGCCGCAAGGTGGTGGTCAAGCGTAACAAGCCTACAAAGGCCTTCCACGAATATATCCTGCTCTGCACTTATACGTTCATCTCGATCTTTCTTGCGCACCCGTCGGCGCCCCCTGCCGCCGGCGATATTGCAAGAAACGAGGGCAAGGAAATGCGAAGCGCGCTTGAAAAGGCTGGCATACCTACTCCGCGCCTCGTGTCCATGACAGAAAAAGAGCTCGTCGAAGAGTATGTGGACGGGGGCGACCTGTACAGGGCCCTTGCGGCAGGCGCAGGGTCTGCCCTTGCGCAAGAAGCAGGGCGACTCACCGCCCTTGCACACGCAGCGGGCTTTGCGTTTACCGACAACAAGGCACAGAACTTTCTCGTGCAGGGCAAGTCCCTTTTGCGCACAGACCTTGCATTCCTGCAGAAAAGCAGTTCCACGTTTGCAAGGAGCATGGACGCCGGCTCGTTCCTTGCAAGCGTGGTCGACCTTCCAAGCTACCGCGAAATAGAGCAGGCGTTCTACCGGGGCTACCGCCTGGAATTGGGGAAAAACCTTCCCTACCTGTCGCTTGTCATAAGGAACATACTTACTCCTGGCTTTTCCGCCGACGGCAAAATCGCGTTGCGGAACATGATGCTTGACTCGTCAGGCGTGATAGGCTAG
- a CDS encoding class I SAM-dependent methyltransferase, producing the protein MYGRVLVHHKGHASARKFFNSYTAPSYDFVVRTTTFGRDAAWKSQILAEIRTRKKVLDLACGTGILAAMVDAGSRGRVTGLDLTFEYLQMARRKMPLACVQATAEAIPYRDGTFDAVISSYLAKYVDLRALAGECWRVLAPGGIAVFHDFTCPENPAMHGLWRLYFAILRVAGELARSSWKGVFCDLDRVICESHWTGALQEALQERGFAGIKCKRYTLGTTGMVVAKKP; encoded by the coding sequence ATGTACGGCAGAGTGCTGGTCCACCACAAAGGCCACGCAAGCGCAAGGAAATTCTTCAACTCTTACACGGCGCCAAGCTACGATTTTGTGGTCAGGACGACGACTTTTGGCCGCGACGCGGCGTGGAAGAGCCAGATCCTGGCAGAGATAAGAACCAGAAAAAAGGTCCTGGACCTTGCCTGCGGGACGGGCATACTTGCCGCAATGGTTGATGCAGGGAGCAGGGGCAGGGTGACAGGGCTTGACCTTACGTTTGAATACCTGCAAATGGCACGCAGAAAAATGCCGCTTGCTTGCGTGCAGGCGACTGCGGAGGCCATTCCCTACAGGGACGGGACGTTTGATGCGGTGATATCGTCGTACCTTGCCAAGTACGTCGACCTGCGGGCTCTGGCCGGCGAGTGCTGGCGCGTGCTTGCGCCGGGAGGCATTGCAGTCTTTCACGATTTTACATGCCCTGAAAATCCTGCCATGCACGGCCTGTGGAGGCTCTACTTTGCGATATTGAGGGTTGCAGGCGAGCTTGCGCGCTCGTCATGGAAGGGCGTGTTTTGCGACCTTGACAGGGTCATATGCGAGTCGCACTGGACTGGCGCGCTGCAGGAGGCGCTGCAGGAGCGCGGGTTTGCAGGCATCAAATGCAAGCGCTACACTCTTGGCACGACAGGCATGGTGGTGGCGAAAAAGCCGTGA
- a CDS encoding bis(5'-nucleosyl)-tetraphosphatase: MALEQSVGAVIKFMPEDTAAEFLLLRNRRGFWGFPQGHKEKGETDIQTLVREVKEETGISEIKVHMYIGKITYSYFKGDGMRSEKQVSFYFATTSTREIKISEEHADSRWATLKDAFSLLDHAKLRQILDRGHQKGLY, from the coding sequence GTGGCACTTGAGCAGTCGGTTGGCGCTGTGATAAAATTCATGCCCGAAGACACGGCAGCAGAGTTTTTGCTGCTCAGAAACAGGCGCGGGTTCTGGGGCTTTCCGCAGGGCCACAAGGAGAAAGGGGAAACCGACATCCAGACGCTTGTTCGCGAAGTAAAAGAGGAAACGGGAATCAGCGAGATCAAAGTCCACATGTACATCGGCAAGATAACCTACTCGTACTTCAAGGGCGACGGCATGCGCTCTGAAAAGCAGGTGAGTTTCTACTTTGCGACGACCTCTACTAGGGAGATCAAGATCTCCGAAGAGCACGCAGACTCGCGGTGGGCGACCCTCAAGGACGCATTCTCGCTCCTTGACCACGCAAAATTGCGGCAGATCCTTGACAGGGGACACCAGAAGGGCCTTTACTAA
- a CDS encoding B12-binding domain-containing radical SAM protein, with protein MTNYRGNFLYGFIACGPYELVPEFVFDKIFCPSVETDNATGGVKVAQCGLRRIEGALLKEYKRDDIFLAHPEMLEKCIGPETKVVGINVMDPLGMAPVTTTMSPEKLSYVAMKFKKMCASIIQLKKKYNFKVVVGGNGSWELAKPDRMKIHGIDTVVIGEADELALDLFHDLEAGDAPELLHTFVRNIENVPMMQGPTVNSLIEAMRGCGRGCDFCDVNKRTKKDFPLERLQQEAKLNLDYGFDSIWLQSDEMLLYGCDNKDFVPNADAITHLWSGLKSTGARFVGTTHMTLSAVASSPDLIKKLSQINEMDVAGGRWLATNLGIETVAPRMVKKHLGVKTKPFQPEEWGAVVREGCKILNDNHWFPALTLIIGWPDETPDETQYTIDLIEDFKQTNMRGIVAPLLYQDFSEKNSMHFGNLNEAQFTLFWMCWQHNLRVINDIIPIIIRNKSYGPMMKVFMALLIKAGTWAIMKYLRGLSKDLFAGQLPEDIVARYTNKRSVTAPLPKKL; from the coding sequence ATGACCAATTACAGGGGCAACTTCCTCTACGGCTTTATCGCCTGCGGCCCCTACGAGCTTGTGCCCGAGTTTGTCTTTGACAAGATATTCTGCCCGTCGGTCGAGACAGACAATGCCACAGGCGGGGTCAAGGTCGCGCAGTGCGGCCTTCGCAGGATTGAAGGCGCCCTCCTGAAAGAGTACAAGCGCGACGACATTTTCCTTGCCCACCCAGAGATGCTTGAAAAGTGCATAGGCCCCGAGACCAAGGTGGTCGGCATCAACGTCATGGACCCGCTCGGCATGGCGCCGGTGACCACCACAATGTCGCCGGAGAAACTGTCGTACGTCGCCATGAAGTTCAAGAAGATGTGCGCTTCCATCATCCAGCTAAAAAAGAAATACAATTTCAAAGTCGTTGTCGGCGGAAACGGCTCGTGGGAGCTGGCCAAGCCAGACAGGATGAAGATCCACGGCATCGACACTGTAGTCATCGGCGAGGCCGACGAACTTGCGCTGGATCTGTTCCACGACCTCGAGGCAGGCGACGCGCCAGAGTTGCTCCACACCTTTGTCCGCAACATTGAAAACGTGCCGATGATGCAGGGCCCGACCGTCAACTCGCTCATCGAGGCGATGCGCGGCTGCGGCAGGGGATGCGACTTTTGCGACGTGAACAAGAGGACCAAGAAGGACTTTCCGCTGGAGCGCCTCCAGCAGGAAGCAAAACTCAACCTCGACTATGGCTTTGACTCGATATGGCTCCAGTCAGACGAGATGCTCCTTTACGGCTGCGACAACAAGGACTTTGTGCCAAACGCAGACGCGATTACCCACCTGTGGAGCGGCCTGAAATCGACTGGCGCCCGCTTTGTTGGCACCACACACATGACGCTTTCTGCGGTCGCCTCGTCGCCGGACCTGATAAAGAAGCTATCACAGATAAACGAGATGGACGTGGCAGGCGGAAGGTGGCTTGCAACCAACCTCGGCATCGAGACGGTCGCGCCAAGGATGGTCAAGAAGCACCTTGGAGTAAAGACCAAGCCGTTCCAGCCAGAGGAATGGGGCGCAGTGGTGAGGGAAGGATGCAAGATCCTCAACGACAACCACTGGTTCCCGGCGCTCACGCTCATCATCGGCTGGCCCGACGAAACGCCGGACGAGACGCAGTACACCATCGACCTCATCGAGGACTTCAAGCAGACGAATATGCGCGGCATTGTCGCCCCACTTCTCTACCAGGACTTCTCTGAAAAGAACTCGATGCACTTTGGCAACCTCAACGAGGCGCAGTTCACGCTGTTCTGGATGTGCTGGCAGCACAACCTGCGCGTGATCAACGACATCATCCCGATAATCATCAGGAACAAGTCGTACGGCCCGATGATGAAGGTGTTCATGGCGCTCCTCATAAAGGCAGGGACGTGGGCAATAATGAAGTACCTGCGCGGGCTGTCAAAGGATCTGTTTGCAGGCCAGCTGCCGGAGGACATTGTCGCCCGCTACACGAACAAGAGGTCCGTCACGGCGCCGCTGCCAAAGAAACTCTAG
- a CDS encoding FAD-binding oxidoreductase yields MVVDNKGKITYLQIIKEDLAVFRITPENGQIPDFKAGQFLTIGTHVPSEGKIIRRAYSIASPPEQKKHWELYIRWVRKPVPGRLTTQLFNMKEGDEISWVRPTGIFTINEKMHDGSPDNRRMVLIGGGTGLAPFVSYSMHLHATQSKREIVVLHGASYVDELGYRELLTSLEEESLDKGKDKWNFRYRASVSRPQEWFNRTWDGQKGRVESFLRPKAGKDLSPLEELVGEKVTPENTSFYICGWQGTVDGALDYLIPKGFVTERNKRKDGSYDIKFESYG; encoded by the coding sequence ATGGTCGTTGACAACAAGGGCAAGATCACGTACCTCCAGATAATCAAGGAGGATCTTGCGGTGTTCAGGATAACCCCAGAAAACGGTCAGATTCCTGACTTTAAGGCCGGGCAGTTCCTCACCATTGGCACCCACGTGCCAAGCGAGGGCAAGATAATCAGGCGCGCCTACTCCATCGCGTCGCCTCCCGAGCAGAAAAAGCACTGGGAACTTTACATCCGCTGGGTCAGAAAGCCGGTCCCCGGCAGGCTGACGACGCAGCTGTTCAACATGAAGGAAGGCGACGAGATCTCTTGGGTCAGGCCGACTGGCATTTTCACCATAAACGAAAAGATGCACGACGGGAGCCCCGACAACCGCAGGATGGTCCTCATCGGCGGCGGAACGGGCCTTGCGCCGTTTGTCTCGTACTCCATGCACCTGCACGCCACGCAGAGCAAGCGCGAAATCGTGGTGCTGCATGGCGCAAGTTACGTCGACGAGCTGGGATACCGCGAGCTGCTCACCTCGCTGGAAGAGGAGAGCCTTGACAAGGGCAAGGACAAGTGGAACTTCCGCTACCGCGCCTCTGTCAGCAGGCCGCAGGAATGGTTCAACAGGACCTGGGACGGCCAGAAGGGCAGGGTAGAGTCCTTCCTGAGGCCCAAGGCCGGCAAGGACCTGTCGCCACTTGAAGAGCTCGTTGGCGAAAAGGTGACGCCGGAGAACACGTCGTTCTACATCTGCGGATGGCAGGGAACCGTGGATGGTGCGCTGGACTACCTCATACCAAAGGGGTTCGTCACCGAGCGCAACAAGCGCAAGGACGGATCGTACGACATCAAGTTCGAGTCGTACGGCTAG
- a CDS encoding DUF1326 domain-containing protein: MPDGWKLEGDYFESCNCETVCPCIFMGNPDQGECNLTCAWHIKTGHYESTRLDGLNVVAVFHTPGNMLTGPKWKAALYLDEHATKEQADALGKIYSGQAGGFFGVIAGLIGEIVGVRSVPILFEADGKKRSLQIPSALDLTIEGITGADQKTEAVITNPQLYGAPGFPITVAKSVKHRFSDHDMKWDNSGKNGFYSKFAYAP, encoded by the coding sequence ATGCCAGATGGATGGAAACTCGAGGGTGACTACTTTGAATCATGTAATTGCGAAACCGTCTGTCCGTGCATTTTCATGGGTAACCCAGACCAAGGAGAATGCAATCTTACCTGTGCCTGGCATATCAAGACCGGACACTATGAGAGTACCAGGCTTGACGGCTTGAACGTTGTGGCAGTATTTCATACGCCGGGAAACATGCTTACAGGTCCAAAATGGAAAGCTGCCCTTTATTTGGATGAGCACGCCACGAAAGAACAGGCGGATGCACTTGGCAAGATTTATTCAGGACAAGCGGGAGGTTTCTTTGGAGTTATAGCAGGCTTGATAGGCGAAATTGTCGGTGTGCGCTCGGTGCCAATACTGTTCGAGGCTGATGGCAAAAAGCGTTCTCTTCAAATTCCCTCTGCTTTGGACTTGACCATCGAGGGAATAACAGGAGCAGACCAGAAAACGGAGGCTGTTATTACCAACCCGCAGTTGTATGGGGCACCCGGGTTTCCCATAACCGTTGCAAAATCCGTAAAACATAGATTTAGTGACCATGACATGAAGTGGGACAATTCTGGTAAGAATGGATTCTATTCAAAATTTGCATACGCGCCGTAG
- a CDS encoding CDC48 family AAA ATPase: MSLSNGNSALHLKALESYTRDVGRGVARIDYQTMDSLHVSTGDIIEVRGERRTVAKCLPLYPSDESKGIIRVDGLVRNNAGVAIGDNVVVKKIKAIPAQKVIVTPLEAIPPINERYLADALETTPIVKGDNVMIPYFGGRLTFQIAGVTPAVTSESAALVTQETTFDITEVGETLRGFTQVSYEDIGGLREEIQKVREMIELPLRHPEIFEKLGIEAPKGVLLYGPPGTGKTLLAKAVASESNAHFISISGPEIMSKFYGESEARLREIFKEAREKAPTIMFVDEIDSIAPKREEVTGEVERRIVSQILSLMDGLEARGGVIVIAATNRPNAVDPALRRPGRFDREIEIKVPDRSGRLEILQIHARNMPLQSDVDQSRIAAITHGFVGADLEYLCKEAAMKCLRRMLPELDLEQEQVPLETLDKLVITQGDFDQAIKDVMPSAMREVFLESPDVSWSDIGGLEQIKRELQEAVEWPLKYPDLYAKLGHSIPKGILLHGPSGAGKTMLAKAVASESEANFISIKGPELLSGWVGESERGIREVFRRARQASPCVIFFDEIDSIATTRGGAGNGVSAGSTERVVSQILTELDGISELRGVVVLAATNRPDMVDPALLRPGRFDRIVFVPNPDKTTRKRIFEIYAKGKPIKPGDIDLQRLSDITDGFSGADASAVVNTAVSLVLHKYLSRYPTPEEATKHASEARITMHDFEEAVKKIRAQRDMKPDERRVSRPYYR, translated from the coding sequence ATGAGTCTAAGCAATGGTAACAGTGCATTACACCTCAAGGCCCTTGAATCATATACAAGGGATGTCGGCCGCGGAGTTGCCAGAATTGATTATCAAACCATGGATTCGCTGCATGTAAGCACTGGCGATATTATCGAAGTCAGGGGAGAGCGCAGGACGGTAGCCAAGTGCTTGCCCCTTTACCCGTCAGACGAGAGCAAGGGCATCATCAGGGTGGATGGCCTTGTGAGAAACAACGCGGGCGTCGCGATAGGCGACAATGTAGTTGTCAAGAAGATAAAAGCCATACCAGCCCAGAAAGTCATAGTGACGCCCCTTGAGGCGATCCCTCCCATTAATGAAAGGTACCTTGCCGACGCGCTAGAGACCACCCCGATAGTCAAAGGCGACAATGTCATGATCCCTTATTTTGGAGGGAGGCTCACTTTCCAGATTGCCGGCGTCACGCCAGCTGTAACGTCAGAGTCTGCCGCCCTCGTGACGCAGGAAACTACGTTTGACATTACAGAAGTGGGCGAGACTTTGCGCGGGTTTACCCAGGTATCGTACGAAGATATCGGCGGCCTAAGGGAAGAGATACAAAAAGTCCGCGAGATGATAGAGCTTCCTCTTCGCCATCCCGAGATTTTCGAGAAACTCGGCATTGAAGCTCCAAAGGGCGTGCTGCTGTACGGGCCGCCAGGCACAGGCAAGACCTTGCTGGCAAAGGCGGTAGCTAGCGAAAGCAATGCCCATTTCATCAGCATCTCCGGCCCGGAAATAATGAGCAAGTTCTACGGTGAATCGGAGGCGCGCTTGAGGGAGATATTCAAAGAAGCAAGGGAAAAGGCTCCAACCATAATGTTTGTTGACGAGATCGACTCTATTGCCCCAAAGAGGGAGGAAGTCACGGGCGAGGTTGAAAGAAGAATCGTATCCCAGATACTCTCCCTCATGGACGGCCTGGAGGCAAGGGGAGGAGTCATCGTCATCGCCGCCACAAACAGGCCAAACGCAGTCGATCCTGCCTTGAGAAGGCCCGGCAGGTTTGACAGGGAGATAGAGATCAAAGTGCCAGACAGGTCTGGCCGGCTGGAAATCCTCCAGATCCACGCCCGCAACATGCCATTGCAAAGCGACGTCGATCAATCGAGAATTGCGGCCATCACGCACGGCTTTGTTGGTGCAGACCTTGAATACCTGTGCAAAGAGGCTGCCATGAAATGCTTGAGAAGGATGCTGCCAGAGCTGGACCTGGAGCAAGAGCAAGTTCCACTTGAAACTCTTGACAAACTCGTCATAACGCAAGGCGACTTTGACCAGGCAATAAAGGACGTGATGCCCTCGGCCATGAGGGAAGTATTCCTGGAATCGCCTGATGTTAGCTGGAGCGACATCGGCGGGCTCGAACAGATAAAGCGGGAACTGCAAGAAGCTGTCGAGTGGCCGCTAAAATACCCGGATCTTTACGCCAAGCTGGGGCACTCTATTCCAAAAGGCATCCTGCTTCATGGACCGTCTGGCGCCGGCAAGACCATGCTTGCCAAGGCGGTTGCGTCAGAGTCTGAGGCCAACTTTATCAGCATAAAGGGCCCAGAACTGCTAAGCGGATGGGTCGGCGAGTCAGAGCGCGGCATCAGAGAAGTGTTCAGGCGCGCCAGGCAGGCATCGCCATGCGTCATATTCTTTGACGAGATTGATTCCATTGCAACAACAAGGGGCGGGGCAGGAAATGGCGTCAGCGCAGGCTCTACGGAGAGGGTGGTCTCGCAGATACTCACAGAGCTGGACGGGATCTCTGAGCTCCGCGGAGTAGTCGTTTTGGCCGCAACTAACAGGCCGGACATGGTGGACCCTGCCCTGCTGAGGCCGGGCAGGTTTGACAGGATTGTTTTCGTACCAAACCCTGACAAGACGACGAGGAAGAGGATCTTTGAAATCTATGCGAAAGGAAAGCCCATCAAGCCTGGCGATATTGACTTGCAAAGGCTGTCTGATATTACAGACGGTTTTAGCGGAGCGGACGCTAGTGCAGTTGTAAACACTGCAGTGTCGCTTGTACTGCACAAATATCTATCCAGGTATCCAACGCCTGAGGAAGCTACCAAGCACGCTTCAGAAGCACGCATAACAATGCACGACTTTGAAGAGGCAGTCAAAAAGATCAGGGCACAAAGGGACATGAAGCCTGATGAAAGAAGAGTTTCACGGCCATATTACAGGTAG
- a CDS encoding fumarylacetoacetate hydrolase family protein, whose product MKIARINDSKFQETYALVSDDGKRLVTRQEIQEQTGIPVPPSIKDFMFNGWLDEVRKSKDRLTFKHKVEEADLLVPIPNPPKIVCLAFNYYDHARDAGLTPSDEPVIFLKPRTALNKPYGEVHCPSFVTRLDYEAELAVIIGKQAKKLSEEEALDCVFGYMIFHDVSARDIQFKDKQFTRGKGIDTFAPCGPWITTKDEVPDPQNLMITTKVNSETRQNSSSSNMVLSIRRIISGLTRTMTLEPGDIISTGTPAGVAMSMKEPRYLKNGDVVEIAIERLGTIRHKILFQ is encoded by the coding sequence ATGAAGATAGCAAGAATAAACGATTCCAAGTTTCAGGAAACATATGCGCTGGTCTCTGACGACGGCAAGCGCCTGGTCACGCGCCAAGAGATCCAGGAACAGACGGGCATACCGGTGCCCCCAAGCATCAAGGATTTCATGTTCAACGGCTGGCTCGACGAGGTCAGAAAGTCAAAAGACAGGTTAACATTCAAGCACAAGGTCGAGGAGGCAGACCTGCTTGTTCCGATACCAAACCCGCCAAAAATAGTGTGCCTTGCGTTCAACTATTACGACCATGCACGCGACGCCGGCCTGACGCCTTCTGACGAGCCGGTGATCTTTTTAAAGCCCCGGACCGCGCTCAACAAGCCCTACGGCGAGGTCCACTGCCCGTCCTTTGTCACAAGGCTGGACTACGAGGCCGAGCTTGCAGTGATCATCGGCAAGCAGGCGAAAAAGCTCTCGGAGGAAGAAGCGCTTGACTGCGTGTTTGGCTACATGATATTCCACGACGTTTCCGCGCGTGACATCCAGTTCAAGGACAAGCAGTTTACGCGGGGCAAGGGCATCGACACCTTTGCGCCCTGCGGCCCGTGGATAACCACCAAGGACGAGGTGCCAGACCCGCAGAACCTGATGATAACCACCAAGGTAAACAGCGAGACTAGGCAGAATTCCTCGTCAAGCAACATGGTCCTTTCAATAAGGCGCATAATCTCAGGGCTCACCCGCACGATGACGCTGGAGCCCGGCGACATCATTTCAACAGGCACGCCTGCAGGCGTTGCCATGTCGATGAAGGAGCCGCGCTACCTGAAAAATGGCGACGTCGTCGAGATAGCCATCGAAAGGCTCGGCACGATAAGGCACAAGATATTGTTCCAGTGA
- the gltX gene encoding glutamate--tRNA ligase, translating into MPLDSEIERLAKTLALKNALEHGGKAAFDAVISKFIGSRPDKRSEIKSLIPDIKAVVQAVNAMPAAEQKALLEQLAPGELEAKKHVESGPRLPPLEGAVMGSVVTRFPPEPNGYPHIGHAKAAIIDEEYARMYQGKLILRFDDTNPLKEKLEYYDAIAEGLKWLGVKPDIVKNTSDDISKIHELGKKLVETGGAYVCTCSQDKIHDLRGKGLPCECRLDHSIALDRIGRMFDGSYEQNQAIIRFKGDMADQNTAMRDPTLFRIIEGEHPLLGNRVRVWPTYDFAAPVEDSLDGVTHAMRTKEYELRNALYFAILDRLSMRKPAMIEFSRLEFEGIPVSKRKIRPLIDNGTISSWDDPRLPTLSAFRRRGFVPEAIRKFVLSLGITLAETKPPFESLEAYNRKVIDPTSMRLFFVRDPVEVRIEGATPLEVTLKNHPTDASLGSRKVRVSDRVYIAGEDAANLKAGDEVRLIELYNIRIKEIITQGGKVASIIAQVGGDEIRQSMPKIQWIAKNDIVDFKVMIPKELYIGEEYNTNSLEIAKGGVESFAAALAPDTCVQFVRFGFCRIDGNNTAILTHR; encoded by the coding sequence GTGCCACTTGACAGCGAAATCGAAAGGCTTGCCAAGACGCTTGCGCTGAAAAACGCGCTAGAGCACGGAGGCAAGGCGGCGTTTGACGCGGTGATTTCCAAGTTCATAGGCTCACGTCCTGACAAGCGGTCCGAGATCAAGTCGCTGATACCGGACATAAAGGCAGTCGTGCAGGCGGTAAACGCCATGCCTGCCGCGGAGCAAAAGGCGCTTTTGGAGCAGCTTGCGCCCGGTGAGCTTGAAGCCAAAAAGCACGTCGAGTCCGGCCCGCGCCTTCCCCCGCTTGAAGGTGCAGTCATGGGAAGCGTGGTGACGCGGTTCCCTCCAGAGCCAAACGGCTACCCTCACATCGGGCACGCCAAGGCCGCGATAATCGACGAGGAATATGCCCGCATGTACCAGGGCAAGCTTATCCTGCGCTTTGACGACACCAACCCGCTCAAGGAAAAACTGGAATACTATGACGCAATAGCGGAAGGACTGAAGTGGCTTGGAGTCAAGCCGGACATCGTCAAGAACACTTCGGACGACATTTCAAAAATCCACGAGCTGGGAAAAAAGCTGGTGGAGACAGGCGGCGCGTACGTGTGCACGTGCAGCCAGGACAAGATCCATGACCTGCGGGGAAAGGGCCTGCCATGCGAGTGCCGGCTCGACCATTCGATTGCGCTTGACAGGATAGGCAGGATGTTTGACGGCTCGTACGAGCAGAATCAGGCCATAATCCGCTTCAAGGGCGACATGGCCGACCAGAACACCGCAATGCGCGACCCTACGCTCTTTCGCATAATCGAAGGTGAGCACCCCCTGCTTGGGAACAGGGTCAGGGTGTGGCCCACGTACGACTTTGCCGCGCCAGTGGAGGACAGCCTCGACGGCGTGACACACGCCATGAGGACCAAAGAGTACGAGCTGCGCAACGCGCTGTACTTTGCGATACTTGACCGGCTTTCCATGCGCAAGCCGGCTATGATCGAGTTTTCCCGCCTGGAATTTGAAGGAATACCTGTGTCAAAGCGAAAGATCCGCCCGCTCATAGACAATGGCACGATATCAAGCTGGGACGACCCGCGCCTTCCGACGCTTTCTGCGTTCCGGCGCCGCGGCTTTGTGCCGGAGGCGATACGCAAGTTCGTGCTGTCGCTTGGAATAACGCTTGCAGAGACCAAGCCGCCGTTTGAGTCTCTTGAAGCATACAACAGGAAGGTAATCGACCCGACATCCATGCGCCTGTTCTTTGTGCGCGACCCTGTTGAAGTGCGGATTGAAGGTGCAACGCCGCTGGAGGTGACGCTCAAGAACCACCCGACCGACGCGTCTCTGGGCTCAAGGAAGGTAAGGGTGTCAGATAGAGTATACATTGCCGGCGAAGATGCCGCAAACCTAAAGGCAGGCGATGAAGTGCGCCTCATCGAGCTTTACAATATCCGCATAAAGGAAATCATAACACAGGGCGGAAAGGTGGCGTCAATAATCGCCCAAGTCGGCGGCGACGAAATCCGCCAGTCGATGCCAAAGATCCAGTGGATTGCAAAGAATGATATAGTTGACTTCAAAGTTATGATTCCCAAGGAACTGTACATAGGTGAGGAGTACAACACGAACAGCCTTGAAATAGCAAAAGGTGGGGTAGAGTCATTTGCGGCCGCCCTTGCGCCTGACACCTGCGTCCAGTTCGTGAGGTTCGGGTTCTGCCGCATCGACGGCAACAACACCGCCATACTGACGCACAGGTAG